A window from Felis catus isolate Fca126 chromosome B1, F.catus_Fca126_mat1.0, whole genome shotgun sequence encodes these proteins:
- the FHIP2B gene encoding FHF complex subunit HOOK interacting protein 2B isoform X4: MLSRLGALLQEAVGAREPNIDLLEAFVEHWKGITHYYIESTDENTPAKKTDIPWRLRQMLDILVYEERQQTAAGEAGPCLEYLLQHKILETLCTLGKAEYPPGMRQQVFQFFSKVLAQVQHPLLHYLNVHRPVQKLLRLGGTVPGSQTEKEEVQFTTVLCSKIQQDPALLTYILEGKKIVSRKKSSKEPITLPREAASIQDKDHPHSKSPDLSPCKAQALTAQLPAETEEPDGGVGESNLITSLIGLCKSKKGRVALKAQENLLLLVSVASQAAATYLVHSSPCCPAIVEHLCQLYQSMPTFLDPADIAALEGISWRLPSAPSDEASFPGKEALAAFLGWFDYCDHLITEAHVVVADALAKAVAEKLFMEILQPHLLHVSEQSVLTSTALLTAMLRQLRSPALLREAVAFLLGADPQPAAPEDGPRTLCAHLIGHCDHLSDEISITTLRLFEELLQKPHEQVLRSLVLCNLEGRHYVARGSPEPESYEDTLDLEEDPYFTDGFLNSSFQPSAKPPPAPATNSDGKTAVTEIVNSFLCLVPEEAKTSAFLEETGYDTYVHDAYGLFQECSSRVSPWGWPLGPTPLDPHEPERPFFEGHFLRMLFDRMSRILEQPYSLNLQVTSVLSRLALFPHPLIHEYLLDPYINLAPGCRSLFSVLVRVIGDLMQRIQRVPQFPGKLLLVRKQLMGQVPGEQLDHQTLLQGVVVLEEFCKELAAIAFVKFPPHSPHLHLSPPQEGHV, encoded by the exons CGGGAGCCCAACATTGACCTGCTGGAGGCCTTCGTGGAGCACTGGAAGGGCATCACGCACTACTACATTGAAAGCACAG ATGAAAACACCCCCGCCAAGAAAACAGATATTCCCTGGCGGCTGAGGCAGATGTTGGACATCCTGGTCTACGAGGAGAGGCAGCAGACAGCAGCTGGCGAGGCAGGGCCCTGTCTGGAATACCTGCTGCAGCACAAAATCCTGGAGACCCTGTGCACGCTGGGCAAGGCTGAG TACCCCCCAGGCATGCGACAGCAAGTGTTCCAGTTCTTCAGCAAGGTTCTGGCCCAGGTGCAGCACCCCCTCCTGCATTACCTCAACGTCCACAGGCCTGTGCAG AAGCTTCTCCGACTTGGTGGGACAGTTCCTGGATCCcaaacagaaaaggaggaggtGCAGTTCACCACCGTTCTCTGCTCCAAGATCCAACAGGATCCAGCCCTGCTCACCTACATCCTGGAA GGTAAAAAGATTGTCAGTAGGAAGAAGTCATCCAAAGAACCCATCACCCTGCCTAGAGAGGCAGCCAGCATCCAAGACAAGGACCACCCCCACAGCAAGTCTCCTGACCTGAGTCCCTGTAAGGCCCAGGCCTTGACCGCCCAGCTGCCTGCTGAGACGGAGGAGCCAGATGGAGGAGTTGGGGAAAGCAACCTGATCACCTCTCTGATCGGGTTGTGCAAGAGCAAG AAAGGTCGGGTGGCTCTGAAGGCCCAGGAGAACCTGCTGCTCCTGGTAAGTGTGGCTTCACAGGCAGCTGCCACCTACCTGGTGCACAGCAGCCCTTGCTGCCCTGCCATCGTCGAGCACCTCTGCCAGCTGTACCAGTCCATGCCCACCTTCCTGGACCCCGCAGACATTGCCGCTTTAGAGGGCATCAGCTGGAG GTTGCCCAGTGCCCCGTCTGATGAGGCTTCCTTCCCTGGCAAGGAGGCCTTGGCTGCCTTTTTGGGCTGGTTTGATTACTGCGACCACCTCATCACAGAGGCACACGTG GTGGTTGCAGACGCCTTGGCAAAGGCTGTAGCTGAGAAATTATTCATGGAGATTCTGCAGCCCCACCTCCTGCATGT TTCTGAGCAGAGTGTGCTGACCTCCACCGCCTTGCTCACGGCCATGCTGCGCCAGCTCCGCTCCCCTGCGCTGCTGCGAGAGGCTGTGGCTTTCCTCCTGGGTGCAGACCCGCAGCCCGCAGCCCCCGAAGATGGCCCCCGCACTCTGTGCGCTCACCTCATCGGGCACTGCGATCACCTCTCTGATGAG ATCAGCATCACCACGCTGCGGCTGTTTGAGGAGCTGCTCCAGAAGCCACACGAGCAGGTCCTCCGCAGCCTGGTCCTCTGCAACCTCGAGGGCCGCCATTATGTGGCCCGAGGCTCACCTGAGCCCGAGAGCTACGAGGACACCCT AGATCTGGAGGAAGACCCCTACTTCACGGACGGCTTCCTCAACTCCAGCTTTCAACCCTCTGCaaagcctcccccagcccctgccaccaACTCAGATGGCAAAACAGCAGTGACCGAGATCGTCAACAG TTTCCTCTGCCTGGTTCCCGAGGAAGCCAAGACCTCAGCTTTCCTAGAGGAGACTGGATATGACACGTACGTCCACGATGCTTATGGACTG TTCCAGGAGTGCAGCTCCCGAGTCTCCCCTTGGGGCTGGCCCCTCGGTCCCACACCCCTGGACCCCCATGAGCCTGAACGGCCTTTCTTTGAGGGTCACTTCCTCCGAATGCTGTTTGACCGCATGTCCCGGATTTTGGAACAG CCATACAGCCTGAACCTGCAAGTGACCTCAGTCCTGTCCCGGCttgccctcttcccccacccccttatcCATGAGTATCTCCTGGATCCCTACATCAACCTGGCCCCTGGGTGCAGGAGTCTGTTCTCTGTGCTTGTCAGG GTGATCGGGGACTTGATGCAGAGAATTCAGAGAGTACCTCAGTTCCCAGGCAAACTGCTCCTGGTACGCAAGCAGCTGATGGGTCAGGTCCCCGGGGAGCA GCTGGACCACCAGACTCTCCTCCAGGGCGTGGTGGTTCTTGAGGAATTCTGCAAGGAGCTGGCTGCCATCGCTTTTGTCAAGTTCCCCCCGCACAGTCCTCACCTGCACCTGTCCCCGCCCCAGGAAGGGCATGTCTGA
- the FHIP2B gene encoding FHF complex subunit HOOK interacting protein 2B isoform X3: protein MLSRLGALLQEAVGAREPNIDLLEAFVEHWKGITHYYIESTDENTPAKKTDIPWRLRQMLDILVYEERQQTAAGEAGPCLEYLLQHKILETLCTLGKAEYPPGMRQQVFQFFSKVLAQVQHPLLHYLNVHRPVQKLLRLGGTVPGSQTEKEEVQFTTVLCSKIQQDPALLTYILEGKKIVSRKKSSKEPITLPREAASIQDKDHPHSKSPDLSPCKAQALTAQLPAETEEPDGGVGESNLITSLIGLCKSKKGRVALKAQENLLLLVSVASQAAATYLVHSSPCCPAIVEHLCQLYQSMPTFLDPADIAALEGISWRLPSAPSDEASFPGKEALAAFLGWFDYCDHLITEAHVVVADALAKAVAEKLFMEILQPHLLHVSEQSVLTSTALLTAMLRQLRSPALLREAVAFLLGADPQPAAPEDGPRTLCAHLIGHCDHLSDEISITTLRLFEELLQKPHEQVLRSLVLCNLEGRHYVARGSPEPESYEDTLDLEEDPYFTDGFLNSSFQPSAKPPPAPATNSDGKTAVTEIVNRVLSLSFLCLVPEEAKTSAFLEETGYDTYVHDAYGLFQECSSRVSPWGWPLGPTPLDPHEPERPFFEGHFLRMLFDRMSRILEQPYSLNLQVTSVLSRLALFPHPLIHEYLLDPYINLAPGCRSLFSVLVRVIGDLMQRIQRVPQFPGKLLLVRKQLMGQVPGEQLDHQTLLQGVVVLEEFCKELAAIAFVKFPPHSPHLHLSPPQEGHV, encoded by the exons CGGGAGCCCAACATTGACCTGCTGGAGGCCTTCGTGGAGCACTGGAAGGGCATCACGCACTACTACATTGAAAGCACAG ATGAAAACACCCCCGCCAAGAAAACAGATATTCCCTGGCGGCTGAGGCAGATGTTGGACATCCTGGTCTACGAGGAGAGGCAGCAGACAGCAGCTGGCGAGGCAGGGCCCTGTCTGGAATACCTGCTGCAGCACAAAATCCTGGAGACCCTGTGCACGCTGGGCAAGGCTGAG TACCCCCCAGGCATGCGACAGCAAGTGTTCCAGTTCTTCAGCAAGGTTCTGGCCCAGGTGCAGCACCCCCTCCTGCATTACCTCAACGTCCACAGGCCTGTGCAG AAGCTTCTCCGACTTGGTGGGACAGTTCCTGGATCCcaaacagaaaaggaggaggtGCAGTTCACCACCGTTCTCTGCTCCAAGATCCAACAGGATCCAGCCCTGCTCACCTACATCCTGGAA GGTAAAAAGATTGTCAGTAGGAAGAAGTCATCCAAAGAACCCATCACCCTGCCTAGAGAGGCAGCCAGCATCCAAGACAAGGACCACCCCCACAGCAAGTCTCCTGACCTGAGTCCCTGTAAGGCCCAGGCCTTGACCGCCCAGCTGCCTGCTGAGACGGAGGAGCCAGATGGAGGAGTTGGGGAAAGCAACCTGATCACCTCTCTGATCGGGTTGTGCAAGAGCAAG AAAGGTCGGGTGGCTCTGAAGGCCCAGGAGAACCTGCTGCTCCTGGTAAGTGTGGCTTCACAGGCAGCTGCCACCTACCTGGTGCACAGCAGCCCTTGCTGCCCTGCCATCGTCGAGCACCTCTGCCAGCTGTACCAGTCCATGCCCACCTTCCTGGACCCCGCAGACATTGCCGCTTTAGAGGGCATCAGCTGGAG GTTGCCCAGTGCCCCGTCTGATGAGGCTTCCTTCCCTGGCAAGGAGGCCTTGGCTGCCTTTTTGGGCTGGTTTGATTACTGCGACCACCTCATCACAGAGGCACACGTG GTGGTTGCAGACGCCTTGGCAAAGGCTGTAGCTGAGAAATTATTCATGGAGATTCTGCAGCCCCACCTCCTGCATGT TTCTGAGCAGAGTGTGCTGACCTCCACCGCCTTGCTCACGGCCATGCTGCGCCAGCTCCGCTCCCCTGCGCTGCTGCGAGAGGCTGTGGCTTTCCTCCTGGGTGCAGACCCGCAGCCCGCAGCCCCCGAAGATGGCCCCCGCACTCTGTGCGCTCACCTCATCGGGCACTGCGATCACCTCTCTGATGAG ATCAGCATCACCACGCTGCGGCTGTTTGAGGAGCTGCTCCAGAAGCCACACGAGCAGGTCCTCCGCAGCCTGGTCCTCTGCAACCTCGAGGGCCGCCATTATGTGGCCCGAGGCTCACCTGAGCCCGAGAGCTACGAGGACACCCT AGATCTGGAGGAAGACCCCTACTTCACGGACGGCTTCCTCAACTCCAGCTTTCAACCCTCTGCaaagcctcccccagcccctgccaccaACTCAGATGGCAAAACAGCAGTGACCGAGATCGTCAACAG GGTCCTGTCTCTCAGTTTCCTCTGCCTGGTTCCCGAGGAAGCCAAGACCTCAGCTTTCCTAGAGGAGACTGGATATGACACGTACGTCCACGATGCTTATGGACTG TTCCAGGAGTGCAGCTCCCGAGTCTCCCCTTGGGGCTGGCCCCTCGGTCCCACACCCCTGGACCCCCATGAGCCTGAACGGCCTTTCTTTGAGGGTCACTTCCTCCGAATGCTGTTTGACCGCATGTCCCGGATTTTGGAACAG CCATACAGCCTGAACCTGCAAGTGACCTCAGTCCTGTCCCGGCttgccctcttcccccacccccttatcCATGAGTATCTCCTGGATCCCTACATCAACCTGGCCCCTGGGTGCAGGAGTCTGTTCTCTGTGCTTGTCAGG GTGATCGGGGACTTGATGCAGAGAATTCAGAGAGTACCTCAGTTCCCAGGCAAACTGCTCCTGGTACGCAAGCAGCTGATGGGTCAGGTCCCCGGGGAGCA GCTGGACCACCAGACTCTCCTCCAGGGCGTGGTGGTTCTTGAGGAATTCTGCAAGGAGCTGGCTGCCATCGCTTTTGTCAAGTTCCCCCCGCACAGTCCTCACCTGCACCTGTCCCCGCCCCAGGAAGGGCATGTCTGA
- the FHIP2B gene encoding FHF complex subunit HOOK interacting protein 2B isoform X1 has protein sequence MLSRLGALLQEAVGAREPNIDLLEAFVEHWKGITHYYIESTDENTPAKKTDIPWRLRQMLDILVYEERQQTAAGEAGPCLEYLLQHKILETLCTLGKAEYPPGMRQQVFQFFSKVLAQVQHPLLHYLNVHRPVQKLLRLGGTVPGSQTEKEEVQFTTVLCSKIQQDPALLTYILEGKKIVSRKKSSKEPITLPREAASIQDKDHPHSKSPDLSPCKAQALTAQLPAETEEPDGGVGESNLITSLIGLCKSKKGRVALKAQENLLLLVSVASQAAATYLVHSSPCCPAIVEHLCQLYQSMPTFLDPADIAALEGISWRLPSAPSDEASFPGKEALAAFLGWFDYCDHLITEAHVVVADALAKAVAEKLFMEILQPHLLHVSEQSVLTSTALLTAMLRQLRSPALLREAVAFLLGADPQPAAPEDGPRTLCAHLIGHCDHLSDEISITTLRLFEELLQKPHEQVLRSLVLCNLEGRHYVARGSPEPESYEDTLDLEEDPYFTDGFLNSSFQPSAKPPPAPATNSDGKTAVTEIVNRVLSLSFLCLVPEEAKTSAFLEETGYDTYVHDAYGLFQECSSRVSPWGWPLGPTPLDPHEPERPFFEGHFLRMLFDRMSRILEQVVNRTGPWLQGYKPYSLNLQVTSVLSRLALFPHPLIHEYLLDPYINLAPGCRSLFSVLVRVIGDLMQRIQRVPQFPGKLLLVRKQLMGQVPGEQLDHQTLLQGVVVLEEFCKELAAIAFVKFPPHSPHLHLSPPQEGHV, from the exons CGGGAGCCCAACATTGACCTGCTGGAGGCCTTCGTGGAGCACTGGAAGGGCATCACGCACTACTACATTGAAAGCACAG ATGAAAACACCCCCGCCAAGAAAACAGATATTCCCTGGCGGCTGAGGCAGATGTTGGACATCCTGGTCTACGAGGAGAGGCAGCAGACAGCAGCTGGCGAGGCAGGGCCCTGTCTGGAATACCTGCTGCAGCACAAAATCCTGGAGACCCTGTGCACGCTGGGCAAGGCTGAG TACCCCCCAGGCATGCGACAGCAAGTGTTCCAGTTCTTCAGCAAGGTTCTGGCCCAGGTGCAGCACCCCCTCCTGCATTACCTCAACGTCCACAGGCCTGTGCAG AAGCTTCTCCGACTTGGTGGGACAGTTCCTGGATCCcaaacagaaaaggaggaggtGCAGTTCACCACCGTTCTCTGCTCCAAGATCCAACAGGATCCAGCCCTGCTCACCTACATCCTGGAA GGTAAAAAGATTGTCAGTAGGAAGAAGTCATCCAAAGAACCCATCACCCTGCCTAGAGAGGCAGCCAGCATCCAAGACAAGGACCACCCCCACAGCAAGTCTCCTGACCTGAGTCCCTGTAAGGCCCAGGCCTTGACCGCCCAGCTGCCTGCTGAGACGGAGGAGCCAGATGGAGGAGTTGGGGAAAGCAACCTGATCACCTCTCTGATCGGGTTGTGCAAGAGCAAG AAAGGTCGGGTGGCTCTGAAGGCCCAGGAGAACCTGCTGCTCCTGGTAAGTGTGGCTTCACAGGCAGCTGCCACCTACCTGGTGCACAGCAGCCCTTGCTGCCCTGCCATCGTCGAGCACCTCTGCCAGCTGTACCAGTCCATGCCCACCTTCCTGGACCCCGCAGACATTGCCGCTTTAGAGGGCATCAGCTGGAG GTTGCCCAGTGCCCCGTCTGATGAGGCTTCCTTCCCTGGCAAGGAGGCCTTGGCTGCCTTTTTGGGCTGGTTTGATTACTGCGACCACCTCATCACAGAGGCACACGTG GTGGTTGCAGACGCCTTGGCAAAGGCTGTAGCTGAGAAATTATTCATGGAGATTCTGCAGCCCCACCTCCTGCATGT TTCTGAGCAGAGTGTGCTGACCTCCACCGCCTTGCTCACGGCCATGCTGCGCCAGCTCCGCTCCCCTGCGCTGCTGCGAGAGGCTGTGGCTTTCCTCCTGGGTGCAGACCCGCAGCCCGCAGCCCCCGAAGATGGCCCCCGCACTCTGTGCGCTCACCTCATCGGGCACTGCGATCACCTCTCTGATGAG ATCAGCATCACCACGCTGCGGCTGTTTGAGGAGCTGCTCCAGAAGCCACACGAGCAGGTCCTCCGCAGCCTGGTCCTCTGCAACCTCGAGGGCCGCCATTATGTGGCCCGAGGCTCACCTGAGCCCGAGAGCTACGAGGACACCCT AGATCTGGAGGAAGACCCCTACTTCACGGACGGCTTCCTCAACTCCAGCTTTCAACCCTCTGCaaagcctcccccagcccctgccaccaACTCAGATGGCAAAACAGCAGTGACCGAGATCGTCAACAG GGTCCTGTCTCTCAGTTTCCTCTGCCTGGTTCCCGAGGAAGCCAAGACCTCAGCTTTCCTAGAGGAGACTGGATATGACACGTACGTCCACGATGCTTATGGACTG TTCCAGGAGTGCAGCTCCCGAGTCTCCCCTTGGGGCTGGCCCCTCGGTCCCACACCCCTGGACCCCCATGAGCCTGAACGGCCTTTCTTTGAGGGTCACTTCCTCCGAATGCTGTTTGACCGCATGTCCCGGATTTTGGAACAGGTAGTCAACAGGACTGGGCCCTGGCTACAAGGTTACAAG CCATACAGCCTGAACCTGCAAGTGACCTCAGTCCTGTCCCGGCttgccctcttcccccacccccttatcCATGAGTATCTCCTGGATCCCTACATCAACCTGGCCCCTGGGTGCAGGAGTCTGTTCTCTGTGCTTGTCAGG GTGATCGGGGACTTGATGCAGAGAATTCAGAGAGTACCTCAGTTCCCAGGCAAACTGCTCCTGGTACGCAAGCAGCTGATGGGTCAGGTCCCCGGGGAGCA GCTGGACCACCAGACTCTCCTCCAGGGCGTGGTGGTTCTTGAGGAATTCTGCAAGGAGCTGGCTGCCATCGCTTTTGTCAAGTTCCCCCCGCACAGTCCTCACCTGCACCTGTCCCCGCCCCAGGAAGGGCATGTCTGA
- the FHIP2B gene encoding FHF complex subunit HOOK interacting protein 2B isoform X8, which yields MRQQVFQFFSKVLAQVQHPLLHYLNVHRPVQKLLRLGGTVPGSQTEKEEVQFTTVLCSKIQQDPALLTYILEGKKIVSRKKSSKEPITLPREAASIQDKDHPHSKSPDLSPCKAQALTAQLPAETEEPDGGVGESNLITSLIGLCKSKKGRVALKAQENLLLLVSVASQAAATYLVHSSPCCPAIVEHLCQLYQSMPTFLDPADIAALEGISWRLPSAPSDEASFPGKEALAAFLGWFDYCDHLITEAHVVVADALAKAVAEKLFMEILQPHLLHVSEQSVLTSTALLTAMLRQLRSPALLREAVAFLLGADPQPAAPEDGPRTLCAHLIGHCDHLSDEISITTLRLFEELLQKPHEQVLRSLVLCNLEGRHYVARGSPEPESYEDTLDLEEDPYFTDGFLNSSFQPSAKPPPAPATNSDGKTAVTEIVNRVLSLSFLCLVPEEAKTSAFLEETGYDTYVHDAYGLFQECSSRVSPWGWPLGPTPLDPHEPERPFFEGHFLRMLFDRMSRILEQVVNRTGPWLQGYKPYSLNLQVTSVLSRLALFPHPLIHEYLLDPYINLAPGCRSLFSVLVRVIGDLMQRIQRVPQFPGKLLLVRKQLMGQVPGEQLDHQTLLQGVVVLEEFCKELAAIAFVKFPPHSPHLHLSPPQEGHV from the exons ATGCGACAGCAAGTGTTCCAGTTCTTCAGCAAGGTTCTGGCCCAGGTGCAGCACCCCCTCCTGCATTACCTCAACGTCCACAGGCCTGTGCAG AAGCTTCTCCGACTTGGTGGGACAGTTCCTGGATCCcaaacagaaaaggaggaggtGCAGTTCACCACCGTTCTCTGCTCCAAGATCCAACAGGATCCAGCCCTGCTCACCTACATCCTGGAA GGTAAAAAGATTGTCAGTAGGAAGAAGTCATCCAAAGAACCCATCACCCTGCCTAGAGAGGCAGCCAGCATCCAAGACAAGGACCACCCCCACAGCAAGTCTCCTGACCTGAGTCCCTGTAAGGCCCAGGCCTTGACCGCCCAGCTGCCTGCTGAGACGGAGGAGCCAGATGGAGGAGTTGGGGAAAGCAACCTGATCACCTCTCTGATCGGGTTGTGCAAGAGCAAG AAAGGTCGGGTGGCTCTGAAGGCCCAGGAGAACCTGCTGCTCCTGGTAAGTGTGGCTTCACAGGCAGCTGCCACCTACCTGGTGCACAGCAGCCCTTGCTGCCCTGCCATCGTCGAGCACCTCTGCCAGCTGTACCAGTCCATGCCCACCTTCCTGGACCCCGCAGACATTGCCGCTTTAGAGGGCATCAGCTGGAG GTTGCCCAGTGCCCCGTCTGATGAGGCTTCCTTCCCTGGCAAGGAGGCCTTGGCTGCCTTTTTGGGCTGGTTTGATTACTGCGACCACCTCATCACAGAGGCACACGTG GTGGTTGCAGACGCCTTGGCAAAGGCTGTAGCTGAGAAATTATTCATGGAGATTCTGCAGCCCCACCTCCTGCATGT TTCTGAGCAGAGTGTGCTGACCTCCACCGCCTTGCTCACGGCCATGCTGCGCCAGCTCCGCTCCCCTGCGCTGCTGCGAGAGGCTGTGGCTTTCCTCCTGGGTGCAGACCCGCAGCCCGCAGCCCCCGAAGATGGCCCCCGCACTCTGTGCGCTCACCTCATCGGGCACTGCGATCACCTCTCTGATGAG ATCAGCATCACCACGCTGCGGCTGTTTGAGGAGCTGCTCCAGAAGCCACACGAGCAGGTCCTCCGCAGCCTGGTCCTCTGCAACCTCGAGGGCCGCCATTATGTGGCCCGAGGCTCACCTGAGCCCGAGAGCTACGAGGACACCCT AGATCTGGAGGAAGACCCCTACTTCACGGACGGCTTCCTCAACTCCAGCTTTCAACCCTCTGCaaagcctcccccagcccctgccaccaACTCAGATGGCAAAACAGCAGTGACCGAGATCGTCAACAG GGTCCTGTCTCTCAGTTTCCTCTGCCTGGTTCCCGAGGAAGCCAAGACCTCAGCTTTCCTAGAGGAGACTGGATATGACACGTACGTCCACGATGCTTATGGACTG TTCCAGGAGTGCAGCTCCCGAGTCTCCCCTTGGGGCTGGCCCCTCGGTCCCACACCCCTGGACCCCCATGAGCCTGAACGGCCTTTCTTTGAGGGTCACTTCCTCCGAATGCTGTTTGACCGCATGTCCCGGATTTTGGAACAGGTAGTCAACAGGACTGGGCCCTGGCTACAAGGTTACAAG CCATACAGCCTGAACCTGCAAGTGACCTCAGTCCTGTCCCGGCttgccctcttcccccacccccttatcCATGAGTATCTCCTGGATCCCTACATCAACCTGGCCCCTGGGTGCAGGAGTCTGTTCTCTGTGCTTGTCAGG GTGATCGGGGACTTGATGCAGAGAATTCAGAGAGTACCTCAGTTCCCAGGCAAACTGCTCCTGGTACGCAAGCAGCTGATGGGTCAGGTCCCCGGGGAGCA GCTGGACCACCAGACTCTCCTCCAGGGCGTGGTGGTTCTTGAGGAATTCTGCAAGGAGCTGGCTGCCATCGCTTTTGTCAAGTTCCCCCCGCACAGTCCTCACCTGCACCTGTCCCCGCCCCAGGAAGGGCATGTCTGA
- the FHIP2B gene encoding FHF complex subunit HOOK interacting protein 2B isoform X6: MLDILVYEERQQTAAGEAGPCLEYLLQHKILETLCTLGKAEYPPGMRQQVFQFFSKVLAQVQHPLLHYLNVHRPVQKLLRLGGTVPGSQTEKEEVQFTTVLCSKIQQDPALLTYILEGKKIVSRKKSSKEPITLPREAASIQDKDHPHSKSPDLSPCKAQALTAQLPAETEEPDGGVGESNLITSLIGLCKSKKGRVALKAQENLLLLVSVASQAAATYLVHSSPCCPAIVEHLCQLYQSMPTFLDPADIAALEGISWRLPSAPSDEASFPGKEALAAFLGWFDYCDHLITEAHVVVADALAKAVAEKLFMEILQPHLLHVSEQSVLTSTALLTAMLRQLRSPALLREAVAFLLGADPQPAAPEDGPRTLCAHLIGHCDHLSDEISITTLRLFEELLQKPHEQVLRSLVLCNLEGRHYVARGSPEPESYEDTLDLEEDPYFTDGFLNSSFQPSAKPPPAPATNSDGKTAVTEIVNRVLSLSFLCLVPEEAKTSAFLEETGYDTYVHDAYGLFQECSSRVSPWGWPLGPTPLDPHEPERPFFEGHFLRMLFDRMSRILEQVVNRTGPWLQGYKPYSLNLQVTSVLSRLALFPHPLIHEYLLDPYINLAPGCRSLFSVLVRVIGDLMQRIQRVPQFPGKLLLVRKQLMGQVPGEQLDHQTLLQGVVVLEEFCKELAAIAFVKFPPHSPHLHLSPPQEGHV; the protein is encoded by the exons ATGTTGGACATCCTGGTCTACGAGGAGAGGCAGCAGACAGCAGCTGGCGAGGCAGGGCCCTGTCTGGAATACCTGCTGCAGCACAAAATCCTGGAGACCCTGTGCACGCTGGGCAAGGCTGAG TACCCCCCAGGCATGCGACAGCAAGTGTTCCAGTTCTTCAGCAAGGTTCTGGCCCAGGTGCAGCACCCCCTCCTGCATTACCTCAACGTCCACAGGCCTGTGCAG AAGCTTCTCCGACTTGGTGGGACAGTTCCTGGATCCcaaacagaaaaggaggaggtGCAGTTCACCACCGTTCTCTGCTCCAAGATCCAACAGGATCCAGCCCTGCTCACCTACATCCTGGAA GGTAAAAAGATTGTCAGTAGGAAGAAGTCATCCAAAGAACCCATCACCCTGCCTAGAGAGGCAGCCAGCATCCAAGACAAGGACCACCCCCACAGCAAGTCTCCTGACCTGAGTCCCTGTAAGGCCCAGGCCTTGACCGCCCAGCTGCCTGCTGAGACGGAGGAGCCAGATGGAGGAGTTGGGGAAAGCAACCTGATCACCTCTCTGATCGGGTTGTGCAAGAGCAAG AAAGGTCGGGTGGCTCTGAAGGCCCAGGAGAACCTGCTGCTCCTGGTAAGTGTGGCTTCACAGGCAGCTGCCACCTACCTGGTGCACAGCAGCCCTTGCTGCCCTGCCATCGTCGAGCACCTCTGCCAGCTGTACCAGTCCATGCCCACCTTCCTGGACCCCGCAGACATTGCCGCTTTAGAGGGCATCAGCTGGAG GTTGCCCAGTGCCCCGTCTGATGAGGCTTCCTTCCCTGGCAAGGAGGCCTTGGCTGCCTTTTTGGGCTGGTTTGATTACTGCGACCACCTCATCACAGAGGCACACGTG GTGGTTGCAGACGCCTTGGCAAAGGCTGTAGCTGAGAAATTATTCATGGAGATTCTGCAGCCCCACCTCCTGCATGT TTCTGAGCAGAGTGTGCTGACCTCCACCGCCTTGCTCACGGCCATGCTGCGCCAGCTCCGCTCCCCTGCGCTGCTGCGAGAGGCTGTGGCTTTCCTCCTGGGTGCAGACCCGCAGCCCGCAGCCCCCGAAGATGGCCCCCGCACTCTGTGCGCTCACCTCATCGGGCACTGCGATCACCTCTCTGATGAG ATCAGCATCACCACGCTGCGGCTGTTTGAGGAGCTGCTCCAGAAGCCACACGAGCAGGTCCTCCGCAGCCTGGTCCTCTGCAACCTCGAGGGCCGCCATTATGTGGCCCGAGGCTCACCTGAGCCCGAGAGCTACGAGGACACCCT AGATCTGGAGGAAGACCCCTACTTCACGGACGGCTTCCTCAACTCCAGCTTTCAACCCTCTGCaaagcctcccccagcccctgccaccaACTCAGATGGCAAAACAGCAGTGACCGAGATCGTCAACAG GGTCCTGTCTCTCAGTTTCCTCTGCCTGGTTCCCGAGGAAGCCAAGACCTCAGCTTTCCTAGAGGAGACTGGATATGACACGTACGTCCACGATGCTTATGGACTG TTCCAGGAGTGCAGCTCCCGAGTCTCCCCTTGGGGCTGGCCCCTCGGTCCCACACCCCTGGACCCCCATGAGCCTGAACGGCCTTTCTTTGAGGGTCACTTCCTCCGAATGCTGTTTGACCGCATGTCCCGGATTTTGGAACAGGTAGTCAACAGGACTGGGCCCTGGCTACAAGGTTACAAG CCATACAGCCTGAACCTGCAAGTGACCTCAGTCCTGTCCCGGCttgccctcttcccccacccccttatcCATGAGTATCTCCTGGATCCCTACATCAACCTGGCCCCTGGGTGCAGGAGTCTGTTCTCTGTGCTTGTCAGG GTGATCGGGGACTTGATGCAGAGAATTCAGAGAGTACCTCAGTTCCCAGGCAAACTGCTCCTGGTACGCAAGCAGCTGATGGGTCAGGTCCCCGGGGAGCA GCTGGACCACCAGACTCTCCTCCAGGGCGTGGTGGTTCTTGAGGAATTCTGCAAGGAGCTGGCTGCCATCGCTTTTGTCAAGTTCCCCCCGCACAGTCCTCACCTGCACCTGTCCCCGCCCCAGGAAGGGCATGTCTGA